The following coding sequences are from one Lasioglossum baleicum chromosome 18, iyLasBale1, whole genome shotgun sequence window:
- the LOC143217915 gene encoding uncharacterized protein LOC143217915, which yields MLSSRRIGRNNKNYFPCMSQMSYETPIVAGLQNTILPTRPIVCLVHFRHEDIDRTSSVYVKLKKHAVPYVTKEYSIFKTLRLNKDISTEEPSTSEIIKEENINVCEDISTEEPSTSTSSAVIILQTGDSVGFTESMSVTGRKRKHLVDTGSHEVSEKVLTIASESKNEHMGALLQTSNKSAEAKVSVADKHTCISPEKLFHSPRKEMLRKHISNLKRKHQLEFANLNAKINRRNQKITNLQTVLQTLQTKNSNDQYVLYDHRIRLIKCIINNYVKVRYNYICKQKNNVANSKRNYFNKLILFSGH from the exons ATGTTATCGTCAAGAAGAATTGgaagaaacaataaaaattacttTCCATGT aTGTCCCAAATGTCCTATGAAACGCCAATTGTGGCTGGGCTCCAAAATACAATTTTACCAACACGTCCGATTGTATGTTTGGTTCATTTTAGACACGAAGATATAGATAGAACATCTTCAGTATATGTCAAATTGAAGAAGCATGCTGTACCGTAT GTCACTAAAGAATACAGCATATTTAAGACATTACGACTAAACAAAGACATTTCAACCGAGGAGCCTTCAACTTCTGAGATTATAAAggaagaaaatattaatgtatgcgAAGACATTTCAACCGAGGAGCCTTCAACTTCT acGAGTTCTGCAGTAATAATACTACAAACTGGTGATTCAGTTGGATTTACTGAATCAATGAGCGTTACAGGAAGAAAGAGAAAACATTTAGTAGACACTGGTTCACATGAAGTTAGTGAAAAagtattaacaattgcatccgAATCCAAAAATGAACAT ATGGGTGCATTATTGCAAACGTCAAATAAATCGGCTGAAGCAAAAGTGTCTGTGGCAGACAAACATACGTGTATATCTCcggaaaaattgtttcattcCCCAAGAAAGGAAATGTTACGGAAGCATATATCTAACTTAAAAAGAAAACACCAATTGGAATTCGCAAACTTAAACGCCAAAATTAATAGAAGAAACCAAAAAATTACGAATCTGCAAACAGTTTTGCAGACATTAcaaacgaaaaatagtaatgatCAGTATGTGTTATACGACCATAGGATACGCCTAATCAAGTGTATAATCAATAATTACGTTAAGGTCAGATACAACTATATCTGTAAGCAGAAAAACAATGTTGCGAATAgcaaacgaaattattttaataaattaatattgttttctGGCCATTAA